In Lycium barbarum isolate Lr01 chromosome 9, ASM1917538v2, whole genome shotgun sequence, the DNA window GATTATGAATGCATATGCAAGCAATTTCTCAAGAAAACTAGTTCTCAGCATTTAAAATTTCACGTTACCTTGTTAGAATAATTTTTTATACTGATTTCAGATCGTTCAAAATATTTGTCAAAGATAAAATATACATTTATATCTTCGAAATATTATTTTCtatcaaaaaataattttattttattgtaatgAGTTTTTTGTAATATTTTATTGATATAATGTTTAATTCCTACTTTTATTTGAATATTATACTGAAtatgtttaaaaaatataaattatCTACATTTAGATATCGAAAACAAATATTCTTAATCATTCAGCGTTTAGATCTAGAGATAACATCTTAATATTTTTGATGTGTATTCAGATTGAGACCCCTAAATCTTAATGCACATCTTAATATTCAAATatgtattcagattcagatgtcttaatcttaatgaaaacaaatgaggcctaagtgtTTATGTGTGTTAGTTTCTGGTTTAGCTATGTTTAGTTTGTTTTGCTGGTTTGTTAGTAATGTAGTCCTTGTGATGTCGTTATATTAGTCCTGTATGTTATTAGCTCAGTTTCAGGCCATGTTTGGCTACTATTGGTTTAAGCTTAGTTTTTGTTTCCTGTTTTAATAGGCTTGGTTTTTATATGTTCTAGTTTAGTTAATTGTCTGTCTATTTATCAGTGTCTTGTTGGATTTAATAGTTTGTATATGTTGTAAATATGTTAGATTAAGTCAGTTTAAAAATATTCATGCCTGCTTATTGTAAGTACTTGTGAGTTGGTTGTTAATCTAGCATGATAGGTGGTGGAGCATTACAAGGCTTGTTTTATTTAAATCAGCATGGTATCACTGCTTATGATGGTTTAACCCTTTTTAATTATTAACTAGCTTAAACCTCATTATGTGTTGGAACTAGTTAAATGCAATCATGATCAATCTGTAAGGGTGTACATGTATGCTTAGATGTTATTATAAACAACCCCCATAAATCTTTAAATCTCTTTATCATTAGAATGAGTCCTTATATGCAATATCACTGCCTAATTTAAATTGTTTGGGGTCTGTTATTATCCATGATTAACTTCAAACAAGTTCTGATTACCTATCAGTGCATATTAAGGTTATATCCTAGAGGTCAAGTTGGATTTTAGGTGTGTATGTATAACTTGGAAtctaagcatttttatttaactATCAAAATGCCTAAGTGTGACAGCCTCTGAGTATCTATATGTTTGCTTCTAATATTGTCATTAGTACACTTAAGACATGGTCTAATCATTTGCTTTGCCCAAAAACTTTGAAGTACTCTCCTCTTGGCTGATTTGTGTAAAATGGGAAACATGCCTTTGTATGATCAATGATTCCCTATGCTCCTCCCTTTGACTAAAATTTGTCTATAAGTACTGCAAGCGTTCTTATTTGAGTAGGTCATATCATTTGTAGTAAAATCAAGTATGGTTGTCTATTTGCTGGCTTAAGGAAGCTTAAACTTCTCTGGAGGTGACATGTTTGACCCTGTTTTCTGCTCCttgagactttttttttttgctgttagATCTAAGTGGTCCATTTACATGCTAATGTTCACCCTCCTGCATGGTTCATGTCTCTGTTTGTGCTTAATTTAAacatgggaaaagggtcaaaaatatccctctactttaagaaaagggctaaaaatatcctccgaacttattttgggttaAAAATACCCTTTCCATTACGAAACTTTTCACCTATGCCCTTCTGTTAACAAAACCGTCCAATGCCCCAAAAAAACCCAAAATTTTGACCCGACCTGAATTGTACCCGacccaaataaaataaaacccCTTAGCTTCCAAACACGACTCAAACCTTCATCAACATCAGAGAGGGAGAGAGAACACTGTAGAGAGAGAAAAGTGGCGGTTCCATCTTTCTACTAGGGTTCCGCCGATTTGCTCTATTACAACACCATAAAGGTATGATTCTTTAACTACCCACCTTCTATTAAGTGTATTTCTCTTCATTTGCTGTAAGTTTTTGAAGTTTTGATGAGGTAGGGTTTTTTCTAAATGGGTTCCTAAGTTATTGTTTGATTAATGGTTTCTAATTTTTGTTAATTTCCCAGTAGGAGTTATTCGATTTATTTGTCTTCAATCAATTACGGGAAATGTTTGAAACAGTAGCTAACTTTGAGAGTCTAGACCTGGAAGATTTTGCTGGCACAGTGAGTGGACATTTTATATTCTTCCTAGAACAATGAGATTTTCACTTCTGTATGTTGTCCatgcttttctttcttctttttttgtaaACCACTTATGGTATTAGGCACACAATTAACACATAGATGCTTTAATAACTTTATATGTTTAGTTGTTATCTTATATTTGGATTATCTTttaattaatcttttttttttgtttattcgtTTATATCGATTTCAGATTATTTAAGATGGTTTTGGTTGATTTGGTATTTCACCATGGTGGTGTATGGATAAGAGATCCAAAACTGCTATATTCTATAAAGAATGTTCACAAATGGGAAGGTTATGATCCtgatctcttatcttatatagatatcgttaatgaatacaaaaatagtTTAGGGTTTGTGGGTGTTCAACAACTGATTGTGTCTGTCCCTTCTGGAAAATATTATGAAATAGAAGGTGATGATGGGATTAGGACATTATTGTCTTTTGTTAATGGTGAGTTTGATGTGATAAACCTATTTGCTGTTGAGGATAATGAATTGTCTGTTGATGTTGAGAACATAAAGGTTAATGATGCAGCTACAGACTGTAGCTCTCATGGTACTGATAATGGTAGTAATGATGGGGCTGATGAATCTGATTATGATAGTGCACAGATGGAGGCTTTTGCAAAAGAAAGAAATAGAACAATCAATGCAAAGTTGTCTAATTATAAGGACTTACACAAATTTATGACATTCAAAGGTATAAATGAAGCTAGGAGATACATGAGCTTATATGCATTGTGCCATGGTTATAATTTTACTTTGAAAAAAAGTGATCCATTAAAGGTTAGGTATACCTGTAAAAAAGAATGCAACTTTGTGTGTCTAATTTCTGGTGAAAAAAATGTTGCTGGTGTTAGTGTGAAAACACTAAAAGGAGAACATAAGTGTGAACCTTCCTTTGAAAACCATAGTGTTAAGGCAAATACAATTGCATACTACTTCAAGGAAAAGGTACAAGGTAACCccaaatataagattaaagataTGAGAGCTGATCTTAAAACAGCTTTTAACATTAATGCTTCCTTTGGTAAGGCTAAGAGAGCCAAAAGAATGATTTTGGAAGATTTGGAAGGTAGTTTCGTTGATGATTATAAAAAGCTTGTTGGATATGTAAATGCCTTGAAGGAGAGTAATCCAGGAAGTGATATCATCCTCAAGGTTTCAAAAGTTGCACTTGCAGAAGGCAAACGAAGATTTTTGAGGATGTACATTTGTTTTGATGCTCTGAAGAAGGGGTTTAGAGCAGGACTGAGACCCTTTATTGGCTTGGATGGGACATTTTTGAAAGGTAAAGCCAAAGGTCAAATATTAACTGTTGTTGCTCAAGACTCAATGAACCACTTTTATCCCATTGCTTGGGCTGTTGTGGACAAAGAAACCAAAGCTACTTGGCTTTGGTTCTTGGAATTGCTTGGGAAGTCTCTAAACTTCAACAATGGAGAAGGGATCACATTAGTCTCAGACATGCaaaaggtaaatatttattttactttttttttcttcatattaaTGACTTAAATAATGACTGTTTTGCTTAGAAGTGAACTGCTTCAGTTCACTGTTTTGGCTGAGTAGCGCACTGTTTCAGTTCACTGTTTTAAGTTTATATatggcttaatttttttttaattgtgatTCTTAATCAGGGACTAATTGAGGCAGTCCAACAAGCTCTACCTGCTGCTTTGCATAGGTTTTGTGTGAAACACATAAAAGCTAATTGGAGAAAGAAAGGGAAGAAAACCAAAGAAATGACTAAGGTTCTTTGGTGGTGTGCATGGAGCACCTATAGAGAGGAGTTGGATGGTCATCTGAAGACATTGGGTGATTTGTCAGAAGAAGCCAAAGACCACTTGTTGGACTACCCAATAGAAACTTGGTGTAGGACTTTCTTTGACACAGTTTGCAAGAATCAGAAAGTGGAAAACAACTTGGTTGAATCATTCAACTCCTGGATATTGGTACCTAGACACAAAGCTATCATTGGGATGCTTGAGGAAATAAGAATAAAGGTGATGGAGATGGTGAGCAACAATGAAGAAGAGGTGTTGACTTGGGCTACTGAATGGAGTCCAGAATCTATACAAATGTACAATGAATTTCAGAAGATTGCTACTAGGTGTACTTTACATTTCAATGGGGATTATGGGTTTGAGGTGAGTGAAGGGAATGACAAGCACATTGTCAATTTTTCTATTAAGAAGTGCACTTGCAGGGTGTGGGACCTCACTGGAATCCCATGTCCCCATGCAATCAAGGCACTTCATTACAAGAAGCTTGATCCCTTGAAAGAGATCCACTGGTGGTACTCAAAAGAAGCATATCTCTTGACTTATCATCACAAGTTACAACCAGTTCCAGGACCAAAGTTCTGGAAAATAGATCCAGCAGAAGCAATGGAACCACCACCTTTGGTAAACATGGCTGGCAGAcctagagagaaaagaaaaagagacaAAGATGAAGCACTTAAGAGGCAAACTGGGTGGGTTGCACTAAGGaaaggaagagttataacatgTTCAACTTGTGGACTTATTGGACATAATGCTAGGGGTTGTGGAAAGGTAATCTTTCTATTTAAATTAGTAGTCAATTGTTTTAGAATGTGATATGATTTTTTTAGCACtttaattttcttcttcttttatcaGTTGGACAAAATGAATGGTGAAGGCACTTCTAAGAGTGGCCAGTTGAAGGGTAAGAAGGACAAGAAGCCAATGAAGAGACCAAGCAAGAACAAACAACCAATGAAGTGGCCAAGCAAGGACAAGCAACCAATGAACATGAAAATGAGACTAGTCGATGAAGAAGTTGTGGATGAAGGACCTCTTATATTCCTTGATATTGCAATAGTGGATGACTTGCTCTTGTCAGCTCCACAACCTAGTCAGTCCATATTTGATCCATCCCCTAGCGATCATGATTTTGAATATCCTGGACTTGAACTTGAAGAAGATCTACCTTTGAGGCCAAGAGGTGTGTCAGAGTTGAAGTCTAGACTCCAACAAAGACAGAAGCAACCCATACTAACTGGATCAAGACAAATCAGCTTCATTGGTGATGCTAGAGGTTTAAGCAAACCAAGTGAGTTATATGCACCAAAAGGTCTCTCATCGAATGGTAATATATCTCTTATTGGAAGACAGACAGAGCAGATGAGAGTGGAGAAAATTAAGGCAAGGAAGGGTAATGGGAAGGCACAACAGTGAAGGAGTTATGTACCAACTGAAACTTGGTGTATTTTTGAGAAAACTTTAAAACTTTCATTGATGTAATTAGTGTTGTTGATGGCACAAACTTAGCGATCATGGTTCAGTAGTTGATTGTGGCAATGGGATGTCCTTTTATCACTTTTTGTTGCATCTTTTTGGGGTTATAACATGACATCCCTCATGTAATGAACAAACTTTTAGATTTGCTGCCCAATTAATatatgaagttgttagtataatgCTTTTTCCTTCTATTTTGGTTCAGTTGGTTGTTGATCTAGTTCAAGTATACTACTGATTTGTTTTGGTTTAGTGTCTTATTTTGGTTCAGTTGGTGATCAGCACATTGTCAAGCTAATGTGATATTGATGTGTGTGAGAAAGATCAAGCTAATGTGATATTGATGAGGTAGCTTTGTCACAAACTGTTCTTGTTCTTCTTGTTTATGTATTACTACAGTTGAGTCATTAGAGAAATTGGTTATCAGGTGAACTTAGCTGGAATTTGGAATTGGTTTGTTCATTACTACAAACAGTATTATTTGATCAGCTATAGCAAAAAAACGAGAAGAGGTTCATAGTGTAGTATAGGACTTAGGCCATTggtaagctaaaaaaaaatctcttaatCACGTGTAATTCTCTTGGATACTCATTAGTGTTCATGAATGATAAAATATTCATTAGTGTTCATGTATAGCATTGAAATGGCACTTTATCAGTAACCTTTGTCCGGAAAGATGAAACAAATAGACCTTTGTAGGTTCCACATCCATACATTACAAACAAGGATCTTACAAACATTACATCCAAATTACTACATTCACTACACCTCCAAGATAAAAACAAGAGAAAACAACTACCATCGGTTCTTCTCAACTACTACACATACATATTAGCTTCATAAAAAAACTAACAACTAACACTACATCTCGAAA includes these proteins:
- the LOC132609216 gene encoding uncharacterized protein LOC132609216 isoform X1 codes for the protein MQKRLFKMVLVDLVFHHGGVWIRDPKLLYSIKNVHKWEGYDPDLLSYIDIVNEYKNSLGFVGVQQLIVSVPSGKYYEIEGDDGIRTLLSFVNGEFDVINLFAVEDNELSVDVENIKVNDAATDCSSHGTDNGSNDGADESDYDSAQMEAFAKERNRTINAKLSNYKDLHKFMTFKGINEARRYMSLYALCHGYNFTLKKSDPLKVRYTCKKECNFVCLISGEKNVAGVSVKTLKGEHKCEPSFENHSVKANTIAYYFKEKVQGNPKYKIKDMRADLKTAFNINASFGKAKRAKRMILEDLEGSFVDDYKKLVGYVNALKESNPGSDIILKVSKVALAEGKRRFLRMYICFDALKKGFRAGLRPFIGLDGTFLKGKAKGQILTVVAQDSMNHFYPIAWAVVDKETKATWLWFLELLGKSLNFNNGEGITLVSDMQKGLIEAVQQALPAALHRFCVKHIKANWRKKGKKTKEMTKVLWWCAWSTYREELDGHLKTLGDLSEEAKDHLLDYPIETWCRTFFDTVCKNQKVENNLVESFNSWILVPRHKAIIGMLEEIRIKVMEMVSNNEEEVLTWATEWSPESIQMYNEFQKIATRCTLHFNGDYGFEVSEGNDKHIVNFSIKKCTCRVWDLTGIPCPHAIKALHYKKLDPLKEIHWWYSKEAYLLTYHHKLQPVPGPKFWKIDPAEAMEPPPLVNMAGRPREKRKRDKDEALKRQTGWVALRKGRVITCSTCGLIGHNARGCGKLDKMNGEGTSKSGQLKGKKDKKPMKRPSKNKQPMKWPSKDKQPMNMKMRLVDEEVVDEGPLIFLDIAIVDDLLLSAPQPSQSIFDPSPSDHDFEYPGLELEEDLPLRPRGVSELKSRLQQRQKQPILTGSRQISFIGDARGLSKPSELYAPKGLSSNGNISLIGRQTEQMRVEKIKARKGNGKAQQ
- the LOC132609216 gene encoding uncharacterized protein LOC132609216 isoform X2, whose amino-acid sequence is MVLVDLVFHHGGVWIRDPKLLYSIKNVHKWEGYDPDLLSYIDIVNEYKNSLGFVGVQQLIVSVPSGKYYEIEGDDGIRTLLSFVNGEFDVINLFAVEDNELSVDVENIKVNDAATDCSSHGTDNGSNDGADESDYDSAQMEAFAKERNRTINAKLSNYKDLHKFMTFKGINEARRYMSLYALCHGYNFTLKKSDPLKVRYTCKKECNFVCLISGEKNVAGVSVKTLKGEHKCEPSFENHSVKANTIAYYFKEKVQGNPKYKIKDMRADLKTAFNINASFGKAKRAKRMILEDLEGSFVDDYKKLVGYVNALKESNPGSDIILKVSKVALAEGKRRFLRMYICFDALKKGFRAGLRPFIGLDGTFLKGKAKGQILTVVAQDSMNHFYPIAWAVVDKETKATWLWFLELLGKSLNFNNGEGITLVSDMQKGLIEAVQQALPAALHRFCVKHIKANWRKKGKKTKEMTKVLWWCAWSTYREELDGHLKTLGDLSEEAKDHLLDYPIETWCRTFFDTVCKNQKVENNLVESFNSWILVPRHKAIIGMLEEIRIKVMEMVSNNEEEVLTWATEWSPESIQMYNEFQKIATRCTLHFNGDYGFEVSEGNDKHIVNFSIKKCTCRVWDLTGIPCPHAIKALHYKKLDPLKEIHWWYSKEAYLLTYHHKLQPVPGPKFWKIDPAEAMEPPPLVNMAGRPREKRKRDKDEALKRQTGWVALRKGRVITCSTCGLIGHNARGCGKLDKMNGEGTSKSGQLKGKKDKKPMKRPSKNKQPMKWPSKDKQPMNMKMRLVDEEVVDEGPLIFLDIAIVDDLLLSAPQPSQSIFDPSPSDHDFEYPGLELEEDLPLRPRGVSELKSRLQQRQKQPILTGSRQISFIGDARGLSKPSELYAPKGLSSNGNISLIGRQTEQMRVEKIKARKGNGKAQQ